The genomic window TACCTCTTTATTTTTTGTGTCAAGTGCTGTTGTTGGTTCATCAAGTAATAAAAAGCTTGGATTTTGACTAATTGCAATTGCAATTACAACTCTTTGAAGTTGTCCGCCACTTAATTGGGTTGGAAATCTGTTTAAAACAAATTTATCTAAGCCAACTAATTTTAATACTTCTATTTTTTTAATCTCTTTACAAAAAAATTGATTAGAAATTTTTGTCATGGGAGATAAAGATGTAAATGGATTTTGAGGTATGAAACCTATGTTTTCTTTATTAAGTTCACTAATAGGATCTATATTGATAATAGATTTTAAATTTGATGGTAAAAGATTTAAAATAGCTTTTAGTGTAAGTGATTTTCCACTTCCACTTTCACCTATTAGTGCCATTGATTTGTTTATTTCAAAACTTAAATTAACTAACTCTTGATTATTGTTTTTAATTTTAAGTTTATTAATTTTAAATATAGACATAGGTATACGCTTATATTAAAGCTTCATCCATTTCTTGAGGAATATCAAGATTCATTAGTTTTAATATTGTTGGTGCAATATTATTTAAACTTCCTGTTTTTACCTCTTTTACTTTATCAGATATTACAAAGCAGTAAACATCTCCCACTGTATGATTTGTCAAAGTTTCACCACTCTCATTTCTCATCATTTCACAATTACCATGGTCTGAGGTTAAAACAATATTATAATTTCTCTCTTTTGCTTTTTCTATTATTTTTCCAAGTTCTAAATCAACAGCTTCAACAGCTTTTATCCCTGCTTCATAAATACCAGTATGTCCTACCATATCCCCGTTAGCAAAGTTTACAACAACAAAATCATACTCTTCATCCATAGCTCGTCTAACTTCTATTCCAACTTCAGGTGCACTCATTTGTGGTTTTAAATCATAAGTAGCAACATCGGGAGATGGAATCAATACTCTAGTTTCATTTAAGTAAGGTTCTTCTAATCCACCATTAAAGAAAAAAGTCACATGAGCATATTTTTCAGTTTCAGCAGTATGAAGTTGTTTAAGACCATTATTAGAAATAACTTCGGCTAAGGTATTTTTAGGAGTCTCTTTTGGAAAAAGAACAGGAAGAGGAAAGTTCTTGTCATACTCAGTTATTGTTACGATGTTAAGACTTTTTTCTACTCTTGGAAATTGGGAAAAGTTTTTATTTGCTATTGCATTTGACATTTCTCTCATTCTATCACTTCTAAAGTTACAAAAAATAACTCCATCATTTTCTTCAAATCCATTGTAATTGTTTAAAGATACAGGAACAATAAATTCATCTAAAACATCATTATTATATGAATCATCAATATATTTATTTAT from Arcobacter sp. F2176 includes these protein-coding regions:
- the gpmI gene encoding 2,3-bisphosphoglycerate-independent phosphoglycerate mutase, translated to MTNKTILIITDGIGHNNSSDFNALKNANTPTYDYLFKNLPYSLIHTYGTHVGLPDGQMGNSEVGHMSIGSGRVLYQDLVKINLAIKNDTLKDNELLNSTIKKSNNIHLLGLISDGGVHSHINHIIAFAKLSKNLGKKVFIHIITDGRDVAPNCAKKYIKSIENICDDDISIATICGRYYAMDRDNRWDRIKKAYDAIALGIPKTNEDINKYIDDSYNNDVLDEFIVPVSLNNYNGFEENDGVIFCNFRSDRMREMSNAIANKNFSQFPRVEKSLNIVTITEYDKNFPLPVLFPKETPKNTLAEVISNNGLKQLHTAETEKYAHVTFFFNGGLEEPYLNETRVLIPSPDVATYDLKPQMSAPEVGIEVRRAMDEEYDFVVVNFANGDMVGHTGIYEAGIKAVEAVDLELGKIIEKAKERNYNIVLTSDHGNCEMMRNESGETLTNHTVGDVYCFVISDKVKEVKTGSLNNIAPTILKLMNLDIPQEMDEALI
- a CDS encoding ATP-binding cassette domain-containing protein, which translates into the protein MSIFKINKLKIKNNNQELVNLSFEINKSMALIGESGSGKSLTLKAILNLLPSNLKSIINIDPISELNKENIGFIPQNPFTSLSPMTKISNQFFCKEIKKIEVLKLVGLDKFVLNRFPTQLSGGQLQRVVIAIAISQNPSFLLLDEPTTALDTKNKEVILQLLEKLIKELDLRILYVTHDIYSIKDLCEDIIILKNGKIIESGKTKDVLSNPKNEYTIELINSNFINKKFREA